ATATGGTGGGAACACTTTGGACAAACATGTAAGTTACTCTCTAAGTCAGAACGATAAAGTACCGCTTCACAGGATCCACATTTTACCCACAGTCCCTCTGGGACAGAGCCTTTAATGTTATGTTTATCACGCTTAATGCGTGGGGGAAGTAATTTTTTAAACCAACTCATAATGTGTTATCCAAAGCCTGTCTGAGTTCTTGTATTAACTTACCCACTTCTTGAGGGATTTTTTTTGTTTCTGCTTGTTCAATGGTTTCAACAATTCTGGATCCCACCACCACGGCATCAGAGAACTGCCCAATTGCTCGCGCTGTGTCGCCATCACGAATACCAAAACCTACTCCCACTGGGATGCTCACATGACGTTTTATTCTCGCCACCTGTGCTTGCACATCCTGCACATCAATATGACTCGCTCCTGTCACCCCTCTTAAAGACACATAATAGACATAACCTTTAGCCATCCGCGCGATATCTTCTACGCGCTCATCGGTGGTGGTGGGAGCAATTAAAAAAATAGGGTCAATTGAAAACGGGTTTAACGCGTCAGCCAACAACTTGGCTTCAGCGGGCGGGTAATCTACCACCAATACCCCGTCAACGCCCACATCATGACAATTCTTAACAAAGGTACTAACCCCCATCCGCTCAATAGGATTGGCGTATCCCATCAAGACCAAGGGGGTATGGTTATTGGTTTGACGAAACTCTTTAACGGTATTGAGTACATCAATGAGCCGCACCTTATTTTTTAGCGCTCTCTCACTGGCTCTTTGAATCACTGGACCATCAGCCATGGGGTCTGAAAAAGGGATACCCAATTCAATAATATCCGCCCCAGCGGCCACCATGGCATGCATGGTAGGGAGACATGTGG
This sequence is a window from Ferrovum sp. JA12. Protein-coding genes within it:
- the trpA gene encoding tryptophan synthase subunit alpha; this translates as MSRIEQVFASLTSQQRCALIPFFTVGDPELSTCLPTMHAMVAAGADIIELGIPFSDPMADGPVIQRASERALKNKVRLIDVLNTVKEFRQTNNHTPLVLMGYANPIERMGVSTFVKNCHDVGVDGVLVVDYPPAEAKLLADALNPFSIDPIFLIAPTTTDERVEDIARMAKGYVYYVSLRGVTGASHIDVQDVQAQVARIKRHVSIPVGVGFGIRDGDTARAIGQFSDAVVVGSRIVETIEQAETKKIPQEVGKLIQELRQALDNTL